The sequence gttcaaacacctctggagcatcgtagtcatactcatcctccacaatcatgttgtggaggatgatgcaagtcatcataatactccacagcacctcctcgtctagcatccgagcagcacccctgataattgcccaacgagcttgcaagataccaaaacacctttccacgtctttcctgtaaccttcttgaaaggaagcaaagcttctttccttctcggattggggattcgaaattgttttcacgaatgtcgtccacctaggataaattccgtcggcaaggtagtacgcaccagagtatacggtattgttgatttggtacgTGACCtggggggaatgacctcgcaatacctcgtcgaacaccggggattgaccaaggacattgaggtcattctgagatccggcaaccccaaagaaggcatgccaaacccaacagtcgaatgaagctacggcctccaaaattatacttttttggccctttcgATTCCCGTAgtctccttgccaagcagtaggacaattcttccactgccaatgcatgcaatcaatgcttccaatcatgcctgggaaacctcgagcctctgcTTTTTGTAGCAACCTTTGGAGGTCCCTCGGCgtgggtttgcgaaggtactccctcgtgtacaaattttccactgcatcacagaatctcaccaaacactctaggatagttgattttcccatccttgcaatctcatccacctgctctgcagatgccccataagcaagcatccgcaaagcagctgtaagtttttgctccgggataagacccaaaactccaacagcatcatgcttttgaatgaagtatgtgtcgtaattacaaatatcatgcatgatttttttgaaacaaatgtggctgcattctatatctctctcgaaacttatgagcaggatataacgaatttgggataaagtaatcctccaagagattcttaccccgagactctctacgtctgtccacatttggggcaCGAGGACGacggtgttgccttgattgattaagcatacacaccgctactgcaagcatttgttcctcttcttcatcggcgtcccgatcttcttcagcacgtctacgccggatttcttccctttctttctgttgcctctctaacaccctcctcaagtttgacattgagagtagaatgtgttttgtaaaatctgagaaatgaaggaatagataagagatggtgtgagaggtatgagttgatggtgtagttttatagagggattcagaagatagagatgacacgtggcacaattttagaggatgaaaatcttatctgaaatctgagattataattttaaaaaaatatctgaaaatcttatctgacagagatgacacgtggcacaattttagagggtgaaaatcttatctgaaatatgagattataatttttttttaaatatctgaaaatcttatctgacatgggacacgtggtacaattttagagggtgaaaatgttatatgaaatctgagattataattttttttaatgaatatccgaaaattttatctggaataagacacgtggcaatcgagattctcatccgaaaatcttttctgaaaaataatggacacgtgacaaccaaaaatattatccgaaaatttaattacaaaagattatcaaaattaatggtttaaagtattaaaaaaataggaaataaagtacaatgaatagtatttgccttagacttgccctagacttagccctcatgggtggaaccacaaatggcaaggctgccactattcatgtgaatagtgacagcccttgccttagactttgcccttatgggtggagttgctctatcAAAAACCCAATGGACAGTGCCGCAACCCGCTCACTGTTGTTATGGAATCGCTCGTCACACTCCGATGCACCCCTTCATCCCCACCTTCGCTGAAACCGTTGAGTGTGAGTTTGGCTTTCGTGGACGACATCACTGGTGGGGAGCATGTATATTTAGTGTATAATTTCCCCTTGGAATGGAAAGTTCCCGAGGACTTACATTTGTCAGGTGGGGATGAGCCCCCACCTCATCGGCATGTGTGGGTCCCGACATCAGGGTCATCGTTGCACTTGCTGTTGATGCACATTAACATTAAACTTGCCATTTGAAAAGGATTTTTCGCAATAGTATTAGTAACTAGTCGTAAAGAGAGtggttggagaagaagattagCATGCATAGTGTCCTAAAGGcgacttttatttttcatcaaaaaaagaaaaagaaataggtGACTGTTATAAAATGGACTGAGATATGTGCGAAttttgagctgcacgtaaaatagatgagacacagcatttaacgaggttcggctatgcctacgtcctcggagagcagtagcagtaacttttccactatataaaataatagggctacaactttagagtttacaatatgtgtggctcactgaattttctctcttggagaatttctctctgctctctttcctctccactcactcaccctctttcttccttctcttcctcttctctgccTGACTCTCATTCTTCTCTCAATTGGAGGTGTGCATGCAAAGGCACAATAAtgtcttatttataggctaaGGAAATGATGCCCGTGAATGTGCAATAAACTCATGCACCAAAGTCTACAAACAAATAGTAAGTGGGCTCCACTACTTTATACTTTACAACAGTGACTTCCATATTGTTTCCTTTTGGCCTTTGACGAGGAACTTCCCTACTCCCCACAAcgagaaatttttatttacaattttaaTACCGTGGTGTTATTACTTTAACTCGGGCATGTTTTGTTGTGTTGTTACGGTTAcactgaaaattttatttgattagGAGATATCATTaaacattaattttgtttagttttcgCCTTTAAGGAGAAACTTTCATAGACTTTTTGTAGATGTGCATGTATGTCATCCGACTAATGTCATCATGCATacttcagtttttttttttttttgggtacaagTGACAATCTAAACTATAAGGAGAAATAAAGTTTCTTATACACACACTATTCAGATGTCATGAAGATTCGAACTTAGATCACTAGTTAAACCCAATCGCTCCCCATTGGCTCAATTTGTTTCTCGCATTTAGGGATTAATATTCCTAGTCTACTCCCAACAAACTGTTGGTATGTaataaagaaaagaggaaTGCTAATGATGAAAAGCGACTATGATCAATTAAAGGAAATGTTTAGTCAAAAGAGGCAACGAGACTTGAAGTCTCCTCTAGTGGCATGTCCACTAACTCTTGCGAGCATATATTCAAGAgccattaaaaaaacatatttatattcaaGCCCAGTGGACGGCGGAGATGGAGAGGTAATGTATTAGTAAACTGAGGGAAAGAGAACACAAAAGTACTCGCCAATATTATCGACGGATGAGTGGGGGGTTTGAGACAAAGGAGATTGCGTGTACTTATGCTTATAATGAGTTGCAACATTCAAGCCTATTATATAAGGTGTTGTTATTTGTACTATATTTATTAACCACATCACTGATCACTTTTTTAATATAGACAGAACCAATATATATTAGTGGGGCTTATTTTTATTGGGAACATTTTTGTCCACCATTTTAACCTAAGGTGTATGCTTATCATTTATCTCAACATTTGACACATGTCCATAAACATAACTATGGTTACATAAATCAAAGTTAAAAGTTAACCATAGTTATGTCTATGGACACGTGTCAAGTATTAAGAAGGGTAGTGAGCATGCACCTTAGGATagagtggtgagcaaaaatattttccaCCTTTATTAAAAAACTGGTCAgcaatataattaataaatgtGGCACAAATAGCATTATTGTTAAACCAATATAGTAAGTTACCACAGCTAAGGTAGTCAGTCAAATGTGTTCAAATAGCATATTATTGCCATAAATATAattcatatatgtatatgacAGCTCCAAAAGTTAATACAACGAGGATAGAAAATGTAATCCATAAATTACAAATTCATGATCCAATCCAAATGTTGTTTCTTGGTGGAAACGTATCATTATCATATGTATAGACTTATTGTCCTTAATTTATTCGTTAATTTAGGTTAATATGTGGCTAGCTAGGCCATTGACCAAGTAACAGGAACAACGCCCAAATCTTGGTTCAGTCCCAAAGCATTCCATACCGCCGCAGACCCATCAACAATATCGTTCCTACACGGCGGCTGACCTGCATGCTCTGCATCACATCCAGCATGTGAATCGCATTCATCCACCACTTTGGCTGTCACACTCTTCCCATTGCTTGCCCTAATTCTTATCATCTTCAGGCACCTCGACTTATTATCAAACCACCCAGTAGAAAGTGCCACAACCCTCTCACCATTTGCATGGTATTTTCCGTCACAATATGACGGGCCACCACCGTCCCCGCCTTCGCTGAAATCGTTGAGGGTAAGGCTGGCTTTAGTGGATGACGTCACGGGCGGGGAGCATGTGTATTTAGGGTACGATTGTCCCTGGCAAACTAGAGTTCCTGAGGGTTGACAATTATTCGTGGTAGGAGGTGGCGATGATGAGCCTCCCCCTCCCCCGCATTCATTAGACCCAATATCAGGGTCGTCGTTGCACTTGCCGTTGATGCAAATGAGCTGGCCCGCGCAATCGTTGAGGGTTTTGCAAGCGCCGTTGCAGGAGGAGATGGCGGTTGATAGGAGAGGTAAGGTGATTATATTGATCAAGATGAGGGAAAGAGAAACCAACAAAACTGAAGTGCTTGCCATTTTAAGAACaaagattttggaacattaaCGAGTTGGGTGTGTGAGACAAAAGGAGATTGCATCTCATATTTATggtgatgagttatataataATTGAAAGGACTATCAGATTACCAAAGCCGCCGTCAAATTATTCTGCTCGATGCATAGTCGTACAAATTTGAATGGGGTTTGCCCAATTGTCAAGGCGCTACGCAAATGACTAGTTGACCATTCATTTGAAGCTCAACTTGCCTATAGAGAAAGGCAACGCCCATGCTGATGGGTTAAGCCAAAGTCGCTGTTCGACTGCTCTTGCAAGTTGATACAACACGGCTAGTTGCCTAGTTCGTAcaagttttgttggaaaaattGGCTCACTAAGGATACTAGCTTTGGGGAAAGCGACCGGTCACAAGTTTTCAACTCCTCTTTTCATGTGCTCTCGCTTTCTACTTGATTGCAAGGACTTTATGGGTCACTTCTTAATTAAATGAAGGTTGGCAATCTGCTAGAAAGTGATAACAAAGTTCAATGAAGACGTAGGAAGAAACTTTGAGAAGAAGcttgcaatttcttttattaattttctctctttttcgaTCTACTTTACAATGAACAGTATCTAATATTTATATGACAGAAGCACTTAGCTTCTCAGCTACGACTTAACAAACACGTGAACCCACGTGAACTTCTAACTAACTAAACAATTCAGCATGCCATGTCAGCATTATATACATGTCTTTTGCCAATCATCCCCCCTCAATCGCAGTGGTGGCTGGACCAACACTAAGATTGTGACAGTGTTTCAAAAACAATGGACTATGCAGGCCCTTTGTGAAAATGTCGGCAACTTGGTCTTCAGTATTGACATATCGAACCACCAACTCATGACCTGAACCCGTTCTCTGATAAAGTGAAAATCAAGTTCTAAACGCTTTATGCGAGAGTGCAAAACTGGATTACTACTTAAGGCCAATGCTGATAAATTGTCACTATGTAAGACTGGAGCTTCAGGAACAACAATATGTAAGTCTTGAAGAACATATCTGATCCAAGAGATATCAGCAGCACAGTTGGCAAAAGCTCGATACTCTGCCTCTGTAGAACTACGAGAGACAGAAGATTGCTTACGAGAGGACCAAGAGATAGGATTCTGTCCAAGAAATACAACGTACCCTGTAGTAGAGCGACGAGTATTGGGATCCCCAGCCCAATCTGCGTCACTATAGCCAACCAAAACAGAAGAACCAGATGTAAATGTCAAACCATAAGATAAAGTGCCTTGCACATATCTCAGTATACGCTTAACTAAAGTCATATGAATATCAGTAGGAGCAGTCATAAACTGGCATACGGTGTTCACAGCATATGCCAGATCTGGGCGTGTGAATGTGAGGTATTGAAGAGCTCCAACCAAGCTGCGAAACATTGTAGGATCAGGAAGTAATGTACCATCAGTTGTCAGAACATGACAATGAGGTTTACAAGGTGTAATTGATGGTTTACAAGTTTCCATGCCAGCTCTCTTAAGTAAATCACGAGCATATTTAGCTTGGTTGACAAACAAATCACCATTGGACTGATAAGAAACCTCCAAGCCCAAGAAATAAGTAAGCTGGCCAATATCTTTCATATCAAACACTTGTCCCAAATCATCAATCACAGATTGCACTAGGGTAGAACTTGACCCAGTGATGATAATGTCATCCACATACAGCAAAAGAATAACCACATTAGGACCATCATGCTTCACAAAGAGACTAGGATCGGAGTGTGAAGAAACAAAGCCCAAAGCTGGAAGATATCTAGTGAACTTGGCATTCCAAGCACGTGGTGCCTGTTTAAAGAGACTTTCGTAGCCGACATACATAATCTGGATAATGATCATCAATGAATCCCAAAGGCTGTTTCATGTACACTTCCTCCTGTAGGTCACCATGAAGAAAGGCGTTTTTAACGTCCAATTGGCGCAAACACCATCTATGAGATGCAGCCAAGCTTAAAATCAATCGAACTGTGGTATGACGAACTACAGGACTAAAGGTTTCGTCAAAATCTATACCTTGTTCTTGACTAAAACCTTGTGCAACTAAACGAGCTTTATATCGAGCAATACGTCCATCAGCAtgtcttttaattttgtaaatcCAACGACAACCAACAATATTCTTATCAGAGGGTGGAGGAACTAAATCCCATGTACCTTGAGTttgtaatgcttgaatttccTCTATCATAGCCTGCTGCCACTCAGACTTTGTACTAGCTTCTCGAAAAGTATGAGGCTCATCAAGAGCAGTAATTGTAGATAAACAAGTggaaaaacattgaaaatcaccaaaatcttTCTTCTTGCTAATACCACTTTTAAGACGAGTTTGCATAGAATGACCATGCTGTGGAATGGaaatatgagaagaagaaCTAGAGGCATCTGTGACAGAGAGAGGAAGCAAAACCTGTAATTGAGCAGGATCCAAAATAGGTTGCATAGTCTGAGCAGAACCTAAGACCTCTTGAGCCTCAGATGTAGATactgaagaagatgaattcTCATTTGAACATGGGAGAGGAGAGTGATCAGACTCTGTGGTAGTAACATATCTATAAGGCAATGAAACTGCTATAGCTGAAGGAGACAATTGTGTCATGACAGAAGAAGATTGGGTTGAGGATACTGAATAATTCTTCATTGGAAACTGAGTTTCATCATAAATCACATGTCTTGAAATAACCACTTTATGAGTGTTAGGATGAAAACAAATAACACCCTTATAACCAAGAGAATATCCAAGGAACACATGCTCTGCTGATCGTGGCTCTAACTTGTGAGAATTATAGGGTCGAAGAAGTGGATATACTGCAGATCCAAAAACCTTTAATGATTGAAGCTCAGGATTATGACCAAACAATTTGAAGTATGGAGATGTCATTTGAAGAAGCTGACAAGGCATACGATTTATGAGAAAGGCAGCATGAGCTGCAGCATAGTACCAAAACTTGTCATTCAAGGCAGCAGTAGCAAGTAATGTAATTGTGGTTTCAATAATATGCCTATTCTTCCTCTCAGCAACCCCATTTTGCTGAGGGGTATAAGGACATGAAATCTGATGGAGAATTCCCTTAGAAGCCAAGAAATCTTTAAACGCTTTACTATTATACTCCCCACCACCATCAGATTGAAAATATTGCACAGAAGCTTGAAAGTGCTTAGTAATATACGCATGAAATTTCACAAACGTGGGAAAAACCTCAGATTTATTGATTAACGGAAAAATCCAGAGGAATCGAGTACAGTCATCGATGATTGACACATAATATCTATATCCACCAAATGCTACAGAGGAGGAAGGACCCCATACATCAGAGTGTAATCGCTGAAAAGGTAATGAAGAATGAGACTGTGAACTAGCAAAAGGAAGGCGGTGCATTTTACCACTCAAACAAAAACTACATAGACTCAGAGAGGAATCTGAAACACTAGAAATTTGAGACTGTTTCAACATCTGAGTAAGAACTTCGTTGGACACATGACCAAATCTTTGATGCCAAAGAACTGAAGATACTGGTTTCCCAAGTAAAGCTATTGGAGTAGAGGCAATCCCCTCAACTACAATTGGTGAAGACTTGGGATTGGACCTTATTGACAAATCACCCAGAGCTTGAGGAATTGGATACAGACCCTTGTTACTGCGACCCTTGTACAGCAGAACCTTTGTTGCTTTGTCCTGCACATAGATATATGAGTCATCAAAAATCACCCAGCATTTATTATCCTTACACAACTGGTAAATGGATAACAAGCTGGCAGCCAACTGAGGCACGTGATATGGCTAATTGTTGACTTGTTTCAAAGAGTTCCCTCTTTTTGGTTCTAGGGAAGGTGGCTGAGTGTGCATGCATTAATTATTTGATGTTGGCTTGCCTAACCTATGGTCTAGGTTGGGTGACTAAAATAAGAATGTGCAGAAGAAGTTGAAGCCTTCTCCTAAGTCCAAAGGCATGTGTCtaaaagggaagaagaagcaagacAACACAAGGTGAAGTAGCTGGAAACTAGTGAGTCCAGGAAAAACCAAGGGAAATAAGGAGTCTTTCAAGTGTATCAGTGTTGAGCAAGGGGTGTGAGAGAAACAGATTGTGAGGATAGTGTTCTAAGGGGGTTTCTTTTTGTAAACCAAAGTTGTAACCTATCTTCATTAGTGAAATTTCTCAAGGGATCACCAAAGAGGATGTAGGCAAATTAGCTGAACCTCTATAAACACTTGTGTCATCTGT comes from Prunus dulcis chromosome 6, ALMONDv2, whole genome shotgun sequence and encodes:
- the LOC117631948 gene encoding kiwellin-like; translation: MASTSVLLVSLSLILINIITLPLLSTAISSCNGACKTLNDCAGQLICINGKCNDDPDIGSNECGGGGGSSSPPPTTNNCQPSGTLVCQGQSYPKYTCSPPVTSSTKASLTLNDFSEGGDGGGPSYCDGKYHANGERVVALSTGWFDNKSRCLKMIRIRASNGKSVTAKVVDECDSHAGCDAEHAGQPPCRNDIVDGSAAVWNALGLNQDLGVVPVTWSMA